The Alkalihalophilus pseudofirmus nucleotide sequence CGCCTGGTGCATACGTAAGTCCTGATCCTTCAAGCGATAATTCAAGATGACGCGTTTCCTTATTAGAGCCGCGGCCATTTAAATTAAGATTTTCTAATACTTCCGCTTTAAATGGATTCTTTCTTGAATATGCTGATTCACCACTTGCAGGTGCAGCTGCTGCTTGCGTTGGTGCACTGCTTGCGCCTTGTGCTTCACTTAAACCGCTAATGACTCCATCAAGCCATTCTGCTGCTGGATCATCATAGTCAAGGTCACAATCGACACGAGGATGAATTCGTGTGCCGCCAAGCTCTTCTAAGCGCTGATCAAATTCTTTACCTGTCTGACAGAAAAATTCATAAGAACTGTCACCTAGTGCTAAGACAGAGAAACGTAGATCGTCAAGCTTTGGAGCTCTTCTGCCGTGAAGGAATTCATGGAATGTCAGTGCACTATCCGGAGGCTCTCCCTCACCATGTGTACTCACAACGATCAAAAGATTTTGAATTTTTTTCAACTGATTCGGCTTAAAATCATTCATTGATGTTACGTTTACTTGGAAGCCTTTTTCCTCAAGGGTCTTCCCTGTCTGTTTTGCAAGACCTTGAGAATTACCCGTTTGCGAACCGAAAAGAATGGTTACTTCTTTGGAAACGGGCTGCGGGGAACTTTCTGAAGAAGCTTGAGCTGCCGGAGCTTCTGGTGCAGCCGTGGCTGCAGCTGATTGGGATGCAGCTAAATAACCCGTCAACCAAATTTTTTGCGACTCTGTTAACGTTGGCAGAAGTTGATTAAGGAGATCCGCCTGCTCCTGACTAAAAGGACTGTTAACTACCTGAAGTTGCAACGATATCCACCTCACAAATATGAACTTATCATCAGTCACTATATTGATAGAGACTACCTTTCATTCGTCTTTTCATTAACTGAAAATAAAAATAATGGTTGAATTAATGGTAAACTCATAAATCCTATAAGTCAAGTATGATTTAACACAATACAGAATGAAAGTGCATTCAATTTGAACCTCTTTTGGCTAATATATTAGGCGTGTGAGTAATGTGTGTCACTTCAAATAGAAGTTTCAATCTCATTTAAACCAAACCCTCCAATAAGCCACCACCCTTTCCTTTTTTGCTAAGATGGTTGCTGTGTTTAATTTAAGGAGGGATAAAATGACTAGATTTCCTGATGAGATCATTTCTTTATCAACGATTTTAACCAAATTGCATAAAGCGTATGAGAAAAAAGCCGGCAAGCTTGAAAATTATCATGATGATTATAAGGACTTGAAACAATACATGGTCGATTATCGAAATGAAATGGATGCTATGGAGGCGTTTAGTCATCAACGCTCTCTTACGACAATTGATAAAACTGGGGTGATGGTTGAAAAAAAGCTAGATCAGCTAGGGAAACTGATTGAATCCCCATACTTTGGCCGTATTGATTTTATTTATGATGGAGAATCTGCGGAGGATACTGAAATCTTCTATATAGGAAAGTTCTCGTTTACAGATGAAGATGGATCTATATGTATTTATGATTGGCGCGCCCCGGTCTCAGGGATGTATTATGAGTACGAGCTTGGTCCTGCCTCGTATCAGTCATTAAATGGATTGATTTCAGGTGAACTCACAAGAAAGCGTCAATTTAAGATTACAAACAGCGAGCTTGAGTACGTTCTAGAAAGCTCCACTAATATCCACGATGATATTTTGCAAAAGGAATTAAGTACAACTGCTGATGATCGCATGAAAACAATTATTGCAACCATTCAACAAGAACAAAATAAGATCGTACGAAATGAGAAAGCACATACGCTCGTTATTCAAGGCGTGGCAGGCTCCGGCAAAACGTCTATTGCTCTTCACCGCATCGCCTATTTATTATACAAAAATAAAGAAACACTCTCCTCTGATCGGGTGATGATTGTTTCTCCTAATAAAGTGTTTGCCGATTACATTTCAACTGTCCTGCCCGAGCTTGGTGAGGAACCAATTAAAGAGAATACGATTGAGGATATTGCCCGTTCAATTATGCCAGCTAAATTCTCCTTCACCACAAAATACGATCAAACCAAACGGCTGATCGAACATCATGACCCATCGTTTGCAGAGCGGATTTCGTTCAAATCATCAACAGAATTTTTCAGCCTTTTTAAAGACTACTTAACACAACTGGATACAGAAATGTTCGAACCGACAAAAATTACAATCCAAGAGATGGAGTTCACGCAGGACTATCTTAGCCGCCGTTTTAAAAGCTATAGCCGTTATCCAGTCAAGCAACGTATGGAGTATATAGCAAGGGATATCCTCGAAGTTATGAAATCCAAAAGAATGGGCGAGATGAAGCTTCCCTCAATGGGAGAAGTAACTAAGAGGCTAAAAAAGCGACTTCGCTTTAATGATCCTATGCAGCTGTATAAGTCCTTCTATGCACATTTAAACCGAACTGAGCTCTTTACCATGAAGAAAAATCAGTTAGAATTTGCAGATGTGTATCCATACCTGTATTGTATTGATTATCTAGAAGGCATCGACACGTTTGATGTGGTTGATCATCTTGTTGTCGATGAAATGCAGGATTATACGCCAGTAGAATATATGGTGCTGCAAAAGGTATTCCCGTGCAAGAGAACGATTCTTGGAGACTTCAGTCAATCACTGAACCCTTTCTCCTTGCATACGGAGACAACATTTAAGCCGATCTTTTCAGAGCCTGAGTTTGTCGAACTAAAGAAAAGTTATCGTTCCAGCTATGAAATTATCGAATTT carries:
- a CDS encoding HelD family protein, producing the protein MTRFPDEIISLSTILTKLHKAYEKKAGKLENYHDDYKDLKQYMVDYRNEMDAMEAFSHQRSLTTIDKTGVMVEKKLDQLGKLIESPYFGRIDFIYDGESAEDTEIFYIGKFSFTDEDGSICIYDWRAPVSGMYYEYELGPASYQSLNGLISGELTRKRQFKITNSELEYVLESSTNIHDDILQKELSTTADDRMKTIIATIQQEQNKIVRNEKAHTLVIQGVAGSGKTSIALHRIAYLLYKNKETLSSDRVMIVSPNKVFADYISTVLPELGEEPIKENTIEDIARSIMPAKFSFTTKYDQTKRLIEHHDPSFAERISFKSSTEFFSLFKDYLTQLDTEMFEPTKITIQEMEFTQDYLSRRFKSYSRYPVKQRMEYIARDILEVMKSKRMGEMKLPSMGEVTKRLKKRLRFNDPMQLYKSFYAHLNRTELFTMKKNQLEFADVYPYLYCIDYLEGIDTFDVVDHLVVDEMQDYTPVEYMVLQKVFPCKRTILGDFSQSLNPFSLHTETTFKPIFSEPEFVELKKSYRSSYEIIEFTKQFLPENAIEAVKRHGDKPRIITYHSDDEQVEKLIASLHQFEQSEFKTCGIICKTEAMVQTLDGVLREKFTFTRLDEESSSFSEGITLTTVQLAKGLEFDQVIVPFVSGSAYRNEFEKGLLYVACTRAMHQLIVMQDADDPSQLIIENQN